In one window of Paraburkholderia phymatum STM815 DNA:
- a CDS encoding acetyltransferase has protein sequence MTKTKKLVILGDSAFAEVAYECFTHDSDYEVVGFSVDSAYLGRDQLFGLPVVPFEEIERFFDPAEVEFYAALVYSQLNRLRTRFFGLAKDKGYRPASYVSSRAFVWPNAVIGEHCFIFEDNTVQPFVKIGNNVVLWSGNHIGHHSTIEDNCFISSHAVISGFCTIGANTFIGVNSAIANNVVIGADNWLGVGVNILGNTEPDCIFKGEQPQAAKVSARRFFKVKA, from the coding sequence ATGACAAAGACGAAAAAGCTGGTCATTCTCGGCGACAGCGCCTTCGCGGAAGTCGCGTACGAGTGCTTCACGCACGACTCGGATTATGAAGTCGTCGGTTTCTCCGTCGACTCCGCCTACCTTGGCCGCGATCAGTTGTTTGGCTTGCCCGTCGTGCCGTTCGAGGAGATAGAGCGTTTCTTCGATCCCGCCGAGGTCGAGTTCTACGCGGCGCTCGTGTATTCGCAGCTCAACCGGTTGCGCACGCGTTTTTTCGGTCTCGCGAAGGACAAGGGCTATCGGCCGGCCAGCTACGTGAGCAGCCGTGCGTTCGTATGGCCCAACGCCGTGATCGGCGAACACTGCTTCATCTTCGAAGACAACACAGTCCAGCCGTTCGTGAAGATCGGCAACAACGTCGTGCTGTGGAGCGGGAATCACATCGGCCATCATTCGACGATCGAGGACAACTGCTTCATTTCCTCTCACGCCGTAATCTCCGGATTTTGCACGATCGGAGCGAACACGTTCATCGGCGTCAATTCGGCGATCGCCAATAACGTCGTCATTGGCGCGGACAACTGGCTGGGCGTGGGCGTTAATATTCTCGGCAATACCGAGCCGGATTGCATTTTCAAGGGTGAGCAGCCTCAGGCCGCGAAGGTGTCGGCGCGCAGGTTTTTTAAGGTAAAGGCATAG
- a CDS encoding sugar 3,4-ketoisomerase translates to MPVSDCKIIEFPKIADPRGNLTFLEGGRHVPFDIKRIFYLYDIPTGAARGAHAHKQLHQLLICLSGSFDVALDDGSEKTMVHLNRPWQGLHIPPMIWAAELNFDPGSVCLVLASMEFNESDYYRDYDDYLAAVRSR, encoded by the coding sequence ATGCCGGTGTCTGATTGCAAGATTATTGAATTCCCCAAGATCGCAGACCCGAGGGGAAATCTGACCTTTCTCGAAGGTGGCCGCCATGTGCCCTTCGACATCAAGCGAATCTTCTACCTGTACGATATTCCGACGGGTGCGGCTCGCGGCGCGCATGCGCACAAGCAATTGCATCAGTTGTTGATCTGCCTGTCCGGCAGTTTCGATGTTGCACTCGACGACGGGTCGGAAAAGACGATGGTTCACCTGAATCGTCCGTGGCAAGGGCTGCATATCCCACCCATGATCTGGGCGGCCGAATTGAATTTCGATCCGGGTTCGGTTTGCCTGGTTTTGGCGTCGATGGAGTTCAACGAGTCTGATTATTATCGGGACTACGACGACTATCTGGCTGCGGTGCGTTCTCGTTGA
- a CDS encoding GNAT family N-acetyltransferase — protein sequence MTVDVIPFEPALRDAWDTFCTNAVNSTFLHTRRFLGYHGDRFNDVSALLTQGGVIVGVFAAAQAPADRAMVVSHPGITYGGVVHDGALSGGKMIEAMDKLCAHYRGRGYERLRYKAVPHVYQARPSQDDLYALFRIGARRTRCDLSCAIDLYDRAKPAERRRRGLKKALKSVTVQAGSAQLRPLWGVLMDNLARKHDAAPVHSTEEMEQLAGLFPEAIEFFCATMDGRVEAGVVVFKTRTAWHAQYIAASAAAYSVSALDAIFDHAIAGAKAAGVRYFDFGTSNESEGTVLNESLYQYKHEYGGGGAVHEFYDVDLLGAQNAGV from the coding sequence GTGACCGTCGACGTCATTCCTTTTGAACCAGCATTGAGGGACGCGTGGGACACCTTCTGCACGAACGCGGTCAACAGTACGTTCCTGCATACGCGCCGTTTTCTCGGCTACCACGGCGACCGGTTTAACGACGTTTCAGCCTTGCTGACGCAGGGCGGTGTCATCGTCGGCGTGTTTGCGGCGGCGCAGGCGCCTGCCGATCGCGCGATGGTCGTGAGCCATCCGGGCATTACTTACGGCGGTGTAGTCCATGACGGTGCCCTGTCCGGGGGCAAAATGATCGAAGCGATGGATAAGTTGTGTGCGCATTATCGGGGGAGGGGATACGAACGTCTGAGGTACAAGGCGGTTCCCCATGTGTATCAGGCCAGGCCGTCGCAGGACGACCTGTATGCGTTGTTCCGCATCGGCGCGCGTCGTACCCGCTGCGACCTGTCATGCGCGATCGATCTGTACGATCGCGCGAAGCCTGCCGAGCGGCGTCGGCGCGGGCTCAAAAAGGCGCTCAAGTCGGTGACGGTGCAGGCAGGTAGTGCGCAACTGCGGCCTTTGTGGGGTGTGCTAATGGACAACCTGGCTCGCAAGCACGACGCGGCTCCCGTCCATAGCACGGAGGAGATGGAACAATTGGCCGGGCTGTTCCCCGAAGCGATTGAGTTTTTTTGCGCCACGATGGATGGGCGGGTCGAAGCAGGTGTCGTGGTGTTCAAGACGCGTACGGCATGGCACGCGCAGTACATCGCGGCAAGTGCGGCGGCCTATTCGGTTTCCGCGCTTGATGCCATCTTTGACCATGCAATTGCCGGGGCCAAAGCCGCTGGAGTGCGGTATTTCGACTTCGGTACGAGCAACGAGAGTGAGGGCACGGTGCTGAATGAAAGCCTCTACCAGTACAAGCATGAGTATGGAGGTGGAGGCGCCGTGCACGAGTTTTACGACGTCGATTTATTAGGTGCTCAGAATGCCGGTGTCTGA